The sequence TGGGAGTGGAAGTTCCTGTAATGAGAGATATAATAAACAGTCTTGAAGATATAGAAATAGTCAATGAAATAGTTAATGACAGCGATGATGATAAATATCAGATTTCTGTTGACCCCGCAGTTCTCACGCTGGATATGCTGCTGAACAAAATGGAGATCAGGAATATGCAGTTGTATGAAGATGTGGAAATAAGCAAAAAATATAAGCCGATATTGAAAAATATACAGGAAGATATAATTTGTAAAAATGAAAAACTAATAAAAGATATAGATAAATAATTTTGCTTTGTGATATAGCAGAGAGTAAATACAGGCAATATTACATTTGTTATTTTAAATTTAAATTCAGAAAAAACATCAGGAGATGATATGGAAATAATAATAGTGGTTTTAATAATAATTGTTATTCTGATACAATTATTTGGTATTTTTTTCCAAAATAAAAAAAGAGCGGCAGAAAGTTCAGAAGTTACAGAGCTTTTAATAAAGAATATAGAAAATGAAAAAGAAATATTTATGCAGATGGAAAGTAATCTTGCTTTGAAGAGTAAAAATACACTTCTTGAAGGTTTGCAGGATGTAAATAAAAATCTTTCGGGAAATAATGAAAATCTGCTTATGAAATTCGGAGATTTCAGCCAGAATCTTACTAATACCTCAGCAGAAAATAACAGAATTCTTACAAAGGATATCAATATATTTAAAGATGAATTTAAAACCAGCATGAATAAGGATTTTGAGCAGTTAAACCTGAAAATAGAATCAAGGCTTGATATGCTGAATCTGAAAGTAGAAGAAAGACTTTCGAAAGGATTCGAGCAGACAACAAAAACATTTAACAGCATAATAGAAAGACTCAGCAAAATAGATGAAGCACAGAAGAAAATAGACTCTCTTTCTACGAATATTATATCATTGCAGGATGTGCTTACTGATAAAAAGAGCAGGGGTATTTTCGGGGAAATACAGCTGAATCAGATATTAAAAACAGTTTTTGGCGAGAGAAATGACAGGGTTTTTTCACTTCAGTACAAACTTTCCACAGGGGTAATCACAGATGCGGCAGTTTTTGCGCCGGAAC is a genomic window of Sebaldella sp. S0638 containing:
- a CDS encoding DNA recombination protein RmuC — its product is MEIIIVVLIIIVILIQLFGIFFQNKKRAAESSEVTELLIKNIENEKEIFMQMESNLALKSKNTLLEGLQDVNKNLSGNNENLLMKFGDFSQNLTNTSAENNRILTKDINIFKDEFKTSMNKDFEQLNLKIESRLDMLNLKVEERLSKGFEQTTKTFNSIIERLSKIDEAQKKIDSLSTNIISLQDVLTDKKSRGIFGEIQLNQILKTVFGERNDRVFSLQYKLSTGVITDAAVFAPEPVGTICIDSKFPLENYKRMFDKNLEESQRELAKKEFGINLRKHIDDISGKYIVSGETADQAIMFLPAEAIFAEINAYHQEIIEYSHKKKVWLASPTTLMSVLTTLQVVMVNVEREKYAHVIQEELLRLGQEFDRYQKRWSNLERDIDRVHKDVKDITTTSNKISKRFDQISTVKLGEKSEIMISESESDKED